The following proteins are co-located in the Halictus rubicundus isolate RS-2024b chromosome 1, iyHalRubi1_principal, whole genome shotgun sequence genome:
- the LOC143355481 gene encoding uncharacterized protein LOC143355481 — protein MTDFAKAQLLKYGWTEGKGLGKNESGITDALKPKLKFDSAGIGHKEDWNEWWATSFNNAANNIMVEPQSQGVTISVSKEYENKLPKHLSRNKFSYGNFLKTSTLLNGTLVQEHDSNVPKIEKNKQDVKPVFLTDDELFKVCGGRTAHKGARHGLKLNGKLKRIEEQERNFLQMHNIKSESDPCDTDEETLPINLSTEEEGVSKKSRCSIKRKRRINHLSHQLNSLCNINDAVEKSKPKKKKRKKGKDGPGNHKSDGIGKEEGDKEIGDMPLPVGENLDNWAIKTKNRKQIEDCDYECSHKKRKKNKRRKDKEYQNGNLDLEEGETVQHQSQEHSIDGLDAAHHRELPPNDSLLNSSNDVESFPCPDSPDTYTRNESNRLNYKILKKKKAKHLMKQKKMVQNVIEDFEIVHVNAKDASERIDTKRKLNSIIEQMVDINIAIDKSETMKKSSKQMEEDNKRKDKGVRKKGKHCKKKDKGIRKKEKCSRKKRKKNK, from the exons ATGACCGATTTTGCGAAAGCACAGCTTTTAAAATACGGCTGGACAGAAG GCAAAGGTTTAGGAAAGAATGAAAGTGGTATCACGGATGCATTGAAGCCGAAACTGAAATTCGATTCTGCTGGAATAGGACACAAAGAAGACTGGAACGAGTGGTGGGCAACTAGTTTCAACAATGCGGCGAACAACATTATGGTTGAACCGCAATCGCAAGGTGTCACCATATCCGTGTCAAAGGAATATGAAAACAAGTTGCCTAAGCACTTGTCTCGAAATAAATTTAGCTATGGAAATTTTCTTAAAACTTCCACTCTTCTCAATGGAACCCTGGTGCAAGAACATGATTCAAATGTTcccaaaatagaaaaaaataaacagGATGTTAAGCCAGTTTTTTTAACAGATGATGAGTTATTTAAAGTTTGTGGCGGCAGAACTGCTCACAAGGGAGCTAGGCATGGTTTAAAGTTAAATGGTAAATTAAAAAGGATCGAGGAACAAGagagaaattttttacaaatgcaTAACATTAAGTCTGAGAGTGATCCATGCGACACAGACGAGGAGACTCTACCTATTAATCTTTCTACCGAAGAAGAAGGTGTTTCGAAAAAATCCAGGTGTTcaataaaaaggaaaagaagaataaaCCATTTATCTCATCAATTAAATAGTTTATGCAATATAAATGATGCTGTAGAGAAATCTaagccaaaaaagaaaaaaagaaagaaagggaaagaTGGTCCAGGAAACCATAAGTccgatggcattggaaaagagGAAGGAGATAAAGAAATTGGTGATATGCCACTTCCTGTAGGGGAGAATTTAGATAATTGGGCGATCAAGacaaaaaatagaaaacaaatAGAGGACTGTGATTATGAGTGTTCGcacaaaaaaaggaagaaaaataaaaggagAAAAGATAAAGAATATCAGAATGGTAATTTGGATCTAGAGGAAGGTGAAACTGTACAGCATCAAAGTCAAGAGCATAGTATTGATGGATTGGATGCTGCACATCACAGAGAGCTTCCTCCTAATGACTCACTTTTAAATTCTAGTAACGATGTCGAGTCATTTCCTTGCCCAGATTCCCCAGATACATACACAAGAAACGAGTCTAACAGATTAAATtataagatattaaaaaagaaaaaagccaAACATCTTATGAAACAGAAAAAGATGGTGCAAAATGTTATAGAAGATTTTGAAATTGTTCATGTTAATGCCAAAGATGCTTCTGAAAGAATTGATactaaaagaaaattaaatagtaTAATAGAACAAATGGTAGATATTAATATTGCAATAGATAAATCAGAGACAATGAAGAAAAGTAGTAAACAGATGGAGGAAGATAACAAAAGAAAGGATAAAGGTGTTAGGAAAAAGGGAAAACATTGTAAAAAGAAGGATAAAGGTATCAGGAAGAAGGAAAAATGTAgcagaaaaaagagaaagaagaataAATGA
- the LOC143355487 gene encoding beta-1,3-galactosyltransferase 1 isoform X2, which produces MDRLRLLPLELPSATSINNNGIVKGKISFVRRLAVGFIILATLGLLYVPAYHSAQSPFSGLAQLPGWAYNTSRDLCTYIHPENTTSVLNPIGICSPGPYLLIVVCSAVSNHKAREAIRNTWANKISLENIYNSTVKVAFLLGQSDNDTLNSLIADEYQQYNDIIQEKFYDTYNNLTLKSVMMLKWVTFNCKQAKYLMKTDDDMFVNIPTLMKTLKSRPQSTDTLMGSLICNAKPILDPNNKWYTPKYMYSGKIYPNYLSGTGYVMSLDVAFKLYQAALTMPLLHLEDVYITGLCAKRAKVRPLNHLGFSYIQRKLDPCILRNVITTHKVNSSNMYVIWNKLHDTNLSCNNHSYTDKKSMKLSRKGRNVGYYIVKKTVTNKCI; this is translated from the exons ATGGACAGACTGCGACTATTGCCATTGGAATTACCATCAGCCACCAGTATAAATAATAATGGAATAGTCAAAGGAAAGATATCATTCGTCCGAAGATTAGCTGTAGGATTTATCATTTTGGCTACACTAGGTTTATTATATGTACCGGCATATCACTCTGCCCAAAGCCCATTCTCAGGCTTAG caCAGCTGCCAGGATGGGCATATAATACCTCGAGAGATCTGTGTACATATATTCATCCAGAGAATACAACTTCAGTTTTAAATCCCATTGGTATTTGTTCTCCAGGGCCGTATCTCCTCATAGTTGTTTGTTCAGCTGTTTCAAATCACAAAGCTAGAGAAGCGATAAGGAACACATGGGCTAATAAGATCAgtctggaaaatatttataattcaacGGTAAAGGTAGCCTTTCTTTTGGGACAGAGCGACAATGACACTTTAAAC AGTTTAATTGCCGATGAATATCAACAATACAATGATATtattcaagaaaaattctatgaTACATACAACAACTTAACATTGAAATCTGTTATGATGCTGAAATGGGTAACATTTAATTGTAAACAAGCAAAATATCTTATGAAAACCGACGATGATATGTTTGTAAATATTCCTACATTAATGAAGACATTGAAATCCAGACCACAATCTACGGATACATTAATGGGGTCTCTTATTTGCAATGCAAAACCCATTTTAGACCCAAACAACAAATG GTACACACCAAAATATATGTACTCGGGAAAAATATATCCTAATTATTTATCAGGTACAGGATATGTAATGAGTCTAGATGTTGCATTTAAATTGTATCAAGCAGCATTAACAATGCCATTGCTTCATTTAGAAGATGTTTACATCACGGGCCTCTGCGCAAAACGTGCAAAAGTCCGGCCTCTAAATCATCTTGGTTTCAGTTACATACAAAGAAAATTAGATCCTTGCATATTAAGGAACGTTATAACAACACACAAAGTGAATTCGTCTAATATGTACGTAATATGGAACAAATTACATGATACAAATTTATCTTGCAACAATCATTCCTATACCGACAAAAAGTCGATGAAATTAAGCAGAAAAGGTAGAAATGTTGGATATTATATAGTGAAAAAAACAGTAACCAACAAATGCATTTGA
- the LOC143355487 gene encoding beta-1,3-galactosyltransferase 1 isoform X1 has product MDRLRLLPLELPSATSINNNGIVKGKISFVRRLAVGFIILATLGLLYVPAYHSAQSPFSGLGETPSPAVSVGETRSVASLAQLPGWAYNTSRDLCTYIHPENTTSVLNPIGICSPGPYLLIVVCSAVSNHKAREAIRNTWANKISLENIYNSTVKVAFLLGQSDNDTLNSLIADEYQQYNDIIQEKFYDTYNNLTLKSVMMLKWVTFNCKQAKYLMKTDDDMFVNIPTLMKTLKSRPQSTDTLMGSLICNAKPILDPNNKWYTPKYMYSGKIYPNYLSGTGYVMSLDVAFKLYQAALTMPLLHLEDVYITGLCAKRAKVRPLNHLGFSYIQRKLDPCILRNVITTHKVNSSNMYVIWNKLHDTNLSCNNHSYTDKKSMKLSRKGRNVGYYIVKKTVTNKCI; this is encoded by the exons ATGGACAGACTGCGACTATTGCCATTGGAATTACCATCAGCCACCAGTATAAATAATAATGGAATAGTCAAAGGAAAGATATCATTCGTCCGAAGATTAGCTGTAGGATTTATCATTTTGGCTACACTAGGTTTATTATATGTACCGGCATATCACTCTGCCCAAAGCCCATTCTCAGGCTTAGGTGAGACTCCATCCCCTGCAGTGTCTGTTGGTGAAACGCGTTCAGTAGCCTCCCTGG caCAGCTGCCAGGATGGGCATATAATACCTCGAGAGATCTGTGTACATATATTCATCCAGAGAATACAACTTCAGTTTTAAATCCCATTGGTATTTGTTCTCCAGGGCCGTATCTCCTCATAGTTGTTTGTTCAGCTGTTTCAAATCACAAAGCTAGAGAAGCGATAAGGAACACATGGGCTAATAAGATCAgtctggaaaatatttataattcaacGGTAAAGGTAGCCTTTCTTTTGGGACAGAGCGACAATGACACTTTAAAC AGTTTAATTGCCGATGAATATCAACAATACAATGATATtattcaagaaaaattctatgaTACATACAACAACTTAACATTGAAATCTGTTATGATGCTGAAATGGGTAACATTTAATTGTAAACAAGCAAAATATCTTATGAAAACCGACGATGATATGTTTGTAAATATTCCTACATTAATGAAGACATTGAAATCCAGACCACAATCTACGGATACATTAATGGGGTCTCTTATTTGCAATGCAAAACCCATTTTAGACCCAAACAACAAATG GTACACACCAAAATATATGTACTCGGGAAAAATATATCCTAATTATTTATCAGGTACAGGATATGTAATGAGTCTAGATGTTGCATTTAAATTGTATCAAGCAGCATTAACAATGCCATTGCTTCATTTAGAAGATGTTTACATCACGGGCCTCTGCGCAAAACGTGCAAAAGTCCGGCCTCTAAATCATCTTGGTTTCAGTTACATACAAAGAAAATTAGATCCTTGCATATTAAGGAACGTTATAACAACACACAAAGTGAATTCGTCTAATATGTACGTAATATGGAACAAATTACATGATACAAATTTATCTTGCAACAATCATTCCTATACCGACAAAAAGTCGATGAAATTAAGCAGAAAAGGTAGAAATGTTGGATATTATATAGTGAAAAAAACAGTAACCAACAAATGCATTTGA